The sequence CGGTCATCATCGTGGCGACCAGTGATGATAGCTCGCTCATGCGAAAGTATGGCGCATTTTGTGCGATGAGCGTGGCTGAGTACTTCAAACAGCAGGGCAACGACGTGCTTTTCATCATGGATAGCGTGACGCGTTTTGCGATGGCGCAGCGTGAGATCGGCCTTGCGCTTGGCGAGCCACCGACCTCAAAGGGCTATCCGCCAAGCTCGCTCACACTCTTGCCACAGCTAATGGAGCGCGCCGGCAAAGAGGAGGGCAAGGGCAGTATCACGGCGTTTTTCACCGTGCTAGTCGAGGGCGATGATATGAGTGACCCGATAGCCGACCAAAGCCGCTCTATCCTAGACGGCCATATCGTGCTAAGCCGCGAGCTAACGGACTTTGGCATCTACCCACCTATCAATATCCAAAACTCGGCCTCGCGTGTCATGGGCGACGTGATCGGCAAAGAACACAAGCTAAATGCGATGAAATTTAAGCGCCTCTACTCGCTTTTAAAAGAAAATGAGGTTCTGCTTCGCATCGGCGCATATCAAAAGGGCAGCGACAAGGAGCTTGACCTTGCTATCTCGAAGAAAGAATTTATGGAGAGCTTTTTAAAACAAAGCTCGGAAGAGGCCTTTGCGCTTGAAGAGGTCGAAGAGCTGCTTGATAAGATCAATCAGTAAATTTTTGTATAAATTTGACTACTAAAATTTTATAGCCTTTTATTAAAAAGATCGGTAAATTTTGCTTTTTTTGGTGCGAAAGTGTTGTTATAAAAATCGCAGAAGTAAATTTGAAATTTATAGGGTTTTGCTAGGTTAAATTTCACGGAGCGGGCGATTTTTTGTGTTAGGTAAAAAACGATAAAGTGTTATAAAAAAGCAGTCACGCCCACGCTTCAAATGGCAGATAAAATTTAGAATTTTTGGCTTTTTTGTTAAAAATGCTTGTTCGTAAAATGCGGTAGTAAATTTGAAGCGGTGAGCTAAATTTGCAATGGCATTTATCTTACTTGTAGCTTTTGCAAATTTGCATAGATAAAAAATTTAATGCAAAAGCATACGCAACTAGAGGCGACAAAGCGATAAAACAGATTATATAAAAATTTATCTGTCTAAACGGGGGAGTTGTAGAGTGGATAAATTTCAAAATTTTGCGGTTTTTGGATTTTGCAAAGGTTATGGCAGTAAATTTATGCTAGTGCCTATAAGTTGGCGTCTGCCATGCTGTAGTTTTTCGCTTAGATTTAATATAAAAAACAAAAATTCACACTTAGATCAGCAATCGTCGATAATGTAAAAAGTCCGCAATAGATGAAAAAGTAGGCGGTTGCAGAGTGGAGAAAATTTCAAAATTTGAGACCATCTGCTTGTTTGTAAAGGTTGCAGTAGTAAATTTATGGCAAGCGAGCGAGTTAAGTTTATGCAAAAAGCCTATGGGCGAGTGTCTATCCTATCTTGGTTTTGCGAAAATTTAATTGTAAAAACAAAAAAATCACGTTTAGTTTGGAAAATACCAATATTTTAGACTTTACCTCGTGATGCAAAGCAATATTTAAAAAAGCATAAGAGAATTACGCCAAATATCAAATTTGTTTCGCACTTTCTATAAATTTTTGGTGGTAGGCTTCTTGTAAATTTAATAGATAAAAGCAAATTTGATATCCGCGCTTTTGTCTTTGTGATGACGTAAAGCCTGCAAGATACTTTAAAAAGCCAAAAGTAAAGCTTTTTTCTCGCCAAAGCCTAAATTTAACTCGTATTTTCCATGATTTTATCGGCGAAACTCGTCTAAATTTTATTGAGTGAAGCAAATTTCTTATAAAGGTCAGTGATTTTTGTAGCGTAAAATCAAATTTATAAAATAAGATAAGGCCTAAGAGCCAAATCCCATCTTTTTATCCTCGCCAAAGCTTGAGTTTAGCTCGCGCTCTATCGTGGTTTTGAAGTCCTCAAAGGTAAAAATCCCATCATCTTTTATAGCTACTTTTAAAGCGGTATTTTTTAACGCAAGGACGATCTGCGCGCCACTTAGGTTAAACTCAGCCAGCCTTTCAACGCTAAAGCCATCTTCAAAGCTTGCATTTTCAGGCAAAATTTTACGCCAAATGGCGAGCCTGCCGTTATAATCAGGCTTTTTAAACTCGATCTTGTAGTCAAATCTTCTAGAAAACGCCACGTCAAGGCTTTGCAAGAAATTTGTCGTTGCGATCAGCACGCCCTCAAAACGCTCGATCTGCTCTAAAAAGATATTTTGCATTTGATTGTGCATCTTCTCAGCCCCGCTCGAGCTCTCCACTCTCGTGCTTAAAAACTGATCAGCCTCATTTAGTAAGAGCACTGGCTCGCTGCCACTTTTTTTGCAAATTTCTTTGTAAGCATCAAAAATTTTCCTTACATTTTGCTCGCTCTCGCCGACATATTTGCTTAAAATTTTTGAGCAGTCAAAGCTTAGAATTTGCTTCTTTAGGCTCTTTGCAAGCCCAACTGCGCTCATGGTCTTGCCAGTGCCAGGCTCGCCGTAAAAGATGATCTTGGCGTCTATGTTTTTTCTAGTTTTTATGCCCCAGCTGCTAAGTCTAGCGAGTACTTTTTTATCGACTTGCTTTAGTATCGTGCTTAAAAGCTGCTTTGTCTTCTCATTTAGCACGACGTCTTCTAGGCTCGTTACAGGCTCAATGAGCTCAAAAATTTCTTGCTCTTTTACTAGGCTTTCTATCTTGATTTTCTTGCTGTTTTTGTCATTTTTTGGGTGCATTATGCTTTGCAAAATTTCTTCGTTTATAAAAAAGCTCTTGCTAACGTTGCCATAAGCGTTTAAAACCTCGTCGTAGTCGATTAGTGCGCCTTCTATGAGCCTTGAGCCGTCCTCTAAAAGAGTGCGATTTTTGATGCGTTCAAGCTCATCTTTGCTTATTAGCCCAACTAGCGTGTTTAGGTCGCGACCATTTTCAAAGTCGCCCGCATACTCCTCTTTTAAAAGGGCTAAAAATATGATCTGCTCTTTTTCATCAAGAGAATTTTCTTTAAAAATTTGCTCTATTTTTAGGCTGATCTTGCTTAGTTTTACGCGCTCATTTATCCGCTTTGTAAGCTCAGAAATTTGCTCATTTATGCGCTTTTTAGCGTCATTTGAGCCACCTTCAAATATCGCAGCCTTTGAGTAAAGCTCTATCTTTAAAAACTGATCTTTTAAATACTCTAAATGATCTTCATAAGGTGCAAGCTCTGGTAAATTTATATCAGCGTTGCCATCTTCAAGTATCTTTAAAAACGTGCTTGAGAGTGAAATTTCAGAGTGAAGTAGCGAGAGTAGCCCTTGGCTTGAGCTTTTTTGCGAGTTCTCTGGCATTTTAAAGAGGCTGTAGTTTTGCACTATCCAGCCGCTATCCAGCAAATTTTTTATAAATTTAAGGTATAAGAGCTGCTTTTCATTTTGCGTGCCAAAAACAGCTCCAAGTAGCTCAAAAACGCTCATGCTAGCCGTGCCTTGCACGTAGGCTTTGCTTAGGTATTTTAAAATTTCTCCCTCTTCATCGCCGCACTTTATAAGCTCGTAAATTTTACTTTTTTTGAGATCTTGGTTTAGAAAATCAAGCAAATATTTCACTAAATTTTATCCTTTATCTGCTCTTTTAGCACACGTTTTAGCACCTTGCCAGTAGCGTTTCTAGGCAGCTCCTCGGCAAAATAAATACTTTTTGGAATTTTGAAATTTGCTAAATTTTTCTTTAGATGCTCTCTAACCGTCTTTTCATCAAGATCCATGCCATCTTTTACCTGTATGAAAGCGACGACCTCTTCGTCTGCATGCACGTCTTTTACGCCGATGACTGCTGCAGCTTCGACTGCTTCAAGCTTATAGATCACCTCTTCGATCTCGCGCGGATAGATGTTTATGCCCTTTGATATGATGAGGTCTTTTTTGCGATCAACGATGTAGATAAAGCCCTCTTCATCGATCTTGCCAAGGTCTCCAGTCTTTAGCCAGCCATTTATGATGGTCTCATCAGTCACACCCGGCATGCCGTAGTAGCCTTGCATGACGCAGTCACCTTTTACGATGATCTCGCCTATCTGGCCAACTGGAAGCTCCATCATCTCATCATCTACGATCTTGACCTCATAGCCATTTAACGCTGGGCCCACGCTTAGAAGCTTTTGCTTGTCAAATAAATTTGCCGCTACGACTGGCGAGCATTCGCTAAGGCCATATCCTTCAACTAGCGTTGCACGCGGGAATTTCACTCTAAAATCATCAATCGTTTGCTTAGCAAGCGGAGCAGCGCCACTTACAAATAGCCTTATGCGGTTAAACCATCTAAAATACCAAGGAATTTTTGCCTTGCCGATGGCTGTATATATGGCTGGGATACCCAAAAATACAGTAACTCTTTTAAGTAGCGTCTGTTTTAGCACATTTGAAAATGGAAAGACCGATCTTACGAGCACCATCGAAGCGCCTGCATATATCGGTAAAAGCACCATTGCTGTGAGCGTGAAGCTATGAAACATCGGCAAAAATACGATAAATCTATCGCTTTTTTTAACCTTGAAACGCTCATGAGCGCCGATGACGTTTGAGAAGATATTTTTATAGCTTATCATAGCACCTTTTGGCTTGCCTGTAGTGCCTGAGGTGTAGATGATGTGCATGAGATCGTCTATTTTAGGGTATTTCGTGATGCTTAGAGTGTATTTGTGATTTAGCGCTTCGCTGAAATTTACATTTTTTACAAAGCCGTTATTTTCATAGCCCTTGCTCATATCCTCTTTTGAAATTTGTGGTGTAGAAGAGAGATACGCACTCTCGCCATACTCCTCATCAACGCTTACATAGTCGTCTTTTGAGGCGCTTTGAAGTTTTTTTGGCGTTTGACCGATCCAGATGATCTTTCTTAAAATTTCAAGCTCGCTAAGTGCGATTAGCTCCTTTGCAAGTGAGCTAGAGGCGAAAAGCACCCTTGCACCGCAGTCATTTAAGATATACTCAAACTCATTTGTTTTTAAAAAGGTATTCATCGGCACCGCAACCGCACCGATAGCCGTGATAGCAAGGTATGAGATGATAAATTCTTTCGAATTTGCCACCGCCATAGCCACTTTGTCGCCAAAATTTACTCCGCAAAGCTGCAAGTAAGCCGCCACTTTATCGACGTTTTGCTTTATTTCGTGGTATTTTAGCTTCTCTTTTTCGTCAAAGATCGCTATCTGGTTTGGACTCTGCTTTGCTACTTTGGTCAAAATTTCATAAAAATTATTATAAGAGTATTGCATTTTTAGCCCTAGAAAGAGTATTTAAATGTCATTGCAGCTATCTGAACGCTACTTGCGTCAAATTCGCCAGACATTGAGCCAGCGCCAGTTTTTATATCTGTCGCACGCTTTTTGTCTCGGTGCTGATAGAGATAGCCTAGTCCTAGCTCTAAATTCGGCGTAAATTTATAGTTTGCCCCAAACGAATATGCCTGAGAGGTGGTGTTTGGAAGCTCTAAGCCAGTATGCTCGCTGCTAGTGATATCCTCATCGTATGAAAAGCCAGCCATTAGCCTAAGCTTCTCATTTACGTCGTAAGCAAGACCTATCCTATATGTGTTTGTATCTTTTGCATTTTTAACGACTGGATCGTCCATTAGTTTTACGAAAGCAGGATGTGAATGATCCGCCGTCTTATCATTATATTCAAAGTCATAATCTTTAAATTTAGACCAGTAAGTCCTCTCGAAAGCAAGCAAAAGGGTAAAATCACTAAATTTATATCCAGTCGCAAGCACTAGCTGTGCAGGTAGGGGGATCTTGACACTAGTTTTGCCATGATAGCTAAAAGGTGCTCCGTTAAAATCGGCATCGGTATTGCCTTTTAGCTCCATATCAACATTTGAGCGGTAAGTCACTGCAAAGCTTAGCTCCTCGATAGGTCTATATGTAAGAGCGACGTTGTAGCCGTAGTTTATGCCATCACCTTGTATCTCTCTGTAGCCAAAACGTCCAAAATCACTTGCTATCTTGCCCTTGCTATAAACGCCTCTAGCGCCCAGAGCAATGGCAAGTTTGTCATTTATGCGGTAAGCCACGGTTGGATTTAGCTCGACAACTTGTAGTTTGAACCTCTTGCCAGTAAAAGCAGTCTCTGGATCCTCCCACGAGATGCCAACAGCAGCGGGCACAGCAAGAGCTAGTCCAAATCTCCAGTTTTCATAAATTTCTGGCGTTACAAAGCTAAATGTGCCAGCTAGTGAGTCAAATTTCTCTGAGCTGTAGCTCTTGCCACCATCGCTTTTAAAGTCGATGGAATTTATATGAAACCAACCAAGCGTGCTTTCAAAATGGTGAAGCCCGTCTAAAAACATCATATTTGCAGGGTTAAAATAAGCCGCATCAGCCCCAAAACTAAAGGCTACGTTACTAGCAGCAAGCCCTAAAGAGTCAGCACTTTGCTCAGGGACCTTGTAACCCCCAGCATTTAATAATGAACAAGTCGCAACAATGCTTAAAAGCACTCTTTTCATAGCTTTTCCTTTTCTAGGTTTCTTAAAATTTTGATCTCATCTTCCCAAATGCTCTCATCAATCGTCTCTAAAATTAAGGGAATTTCGCCTATTTTATCATCATTTATTATATTTTCAAAAGCGCCAAGTCCAAGCTCGCCCTTGCCAAGGCTCTCATGCCTATCTTTTTTTGAGCCAAGACCAAATTTAGCGTCATTTAGGTGCATGCCAGATAGAAATTTATAGCCGATGATCGCATCAAATTCGCCCATCGTCTTAGCGTAAGCCTCTTTACTTCTTAGATCGTACCCAGCGGCAAATGCGTGGCAAGTGTCGATGCAAACGCCAACTCTGCTCTCATCATCCACACGCTCGATCAGATACGCCAGCTGTGCAAAATCAAAGCCTAAATTTGAGCCTTGTGCGGCTGTGTTTTCGATGACTAGTTTTACACCGCTTGTTCGTTTTAGCGCTTCGTTTATGCATCTTGCGATGTTATCTAGGCACTCATTTTGGCTTATTTGCTTTAGGTGTGAGCCTGGGTGAAAATTTAAAAGCTTTAGTCCAAGCTTGCTAGCCCGCTCTATCTCGTCGATAAAGGCTTCAAGGGATTTAGCTCTTGTCTCTTTTTCTGGATGGCCTAAATTTATGAGGTAGCTTGCGTGTGGCAAGACGTGATCGGCGCTTATGCCAGAGGCTTTTAAATTTGCTTTAAACTGCTCTATCTCGCCCTCGCTTAGCTCTTTTGCGCTCCATTGGCGCTGGTTTTTTGTAAAAAGTGCAAAGGCATTTGCTCCTATTTTTGCAGCATTTATCGGTGCGTTAGATACGCCTCCAGCCGCGCTTACGTGAGCCCCAATGTATCTCATTTTAACTCTTTTATTATCACTTTTATTTTATTTTTGCTGTCGATAAATTTGACGTAGTTATCGCAAACTTCGTATTTTATAAAATAAGAACTTAGATCTTGTCTAAAGCCGCACTCCGTGGTGCTCAGATCTTTGCCGTCATAAATTTTTTGCCTTTGCAAAATCTCTTCAAAAAGGCTCTCATAATGTGGCGCTAGAAAAAATTTCTCGTTAAATTCAGTCTTTTTAAAACAAGCGCCATTTACACAAATTTTGTCCTTTATGTTGATATTTGCGGTATTTACGCCAGAGCTATAAATTTGCAAATTTAGATCATTTTTGTATGTGTGAAAAAATCCAACATCATTTATCTTTATCATCGGAGAAAATAAAGTGACCTGAAAAGCTTGCGAGCTTTGCGGTGTTTTAGTCGCAACACAGCCTGAAAAAATGAGAGCAGATAATAAAACAAGTGAAAATTTCTTCAACGATTTGTCCTTTTATGTAAATTTAAGTTAAAAAGTAATATAATCCCAACTTCATAACCGACCGTGGCCCATTCGTCTAGCGGTTAGGACATCGCCCTTTCACGGCGGTAACACGAGTTCGAGTCTCGTATGGGTCACCACTTCTAAAAGACAAAATCTTATCCACATAAGCTTTAAAATCTAGTTAATCCAAATTTCAAGATTTCTAAAAACAAATTCCTAAATTTTCGTTTTGTAAAAAGAGATCAAATTTCACGTCTAGCAAAATTTAAAAAAGAGGTTTCGCACGAGTATAAAAGCAAAAAGCAGTTAAATTTAGTTTTTTATAGGCTCTAAATTAACTGCAAAATTTACATCTGATGTGGCTTGCCTAGTAAAAATCCCTGCGCGTATGAAATTCCAAATTTCTTTATATATTCTAAAATTTCTTCGTTGCTCACAAACTCAGCCACTATCTTATAGCCTTGTCTTCTAGCAAAGCTCACGATAGTCTCAACCAAAACCCTTGCGTTTTCATCGGTTGGTAGCTTTTTGATGATCGAGCCATCTATCTTGATGTTATCTATATCAAGCTCTAAAATTCGGTAGTAGTTAGAGTAGCCAGAGCCAAAGTCGTCGATTGAGATTTTACATCCATATTTTTTAGCTCTTTTTATAAATTCATTTGCCATGCCGTAGTCGCTAAGCTCTTCGCTCTCTAGCATCTCAAAGCAAACTCTACTAGGATCTGGACAGCTCTCTAGCTTTTCATCTAAAATTTCTCTAACACCTGGATCGGTTAGATCCGAGCTTGAGAGGTTGATAGAAAATGTATAGTCTGGATATTTTTTCACTAGATCAAAGGCTAGAGCGATCACCTTTTTTGTTATCTGAAGGTAAAGTTGTGTTTTCATCGCGATCTCTAAAAACTCGCCTGGGTAGCGGATCTTGCCATTTTGATCGACTATGCGCACCAAAACTTCGTAGTATTTTGCCTCTGTTTCATTTTCATGCACGTTAAAAATTCCCTGACACTCGACTATCACCTTGTCGTTTTCTAGAGCGTACTCGATGAGTTCGGTTATGAGTTGGTTTTTATAGTATCTCATCTCGATCGCGTCATTTTCTAGGTAGTAGTAGATCTCGTTGCCGCTATCGCTTGCTTGTTGATTAGCTAGGATCGACTGCATTAGGCGGTTTGTTTGCGGTGTGTCATTTGACAAAGAGACGCCAAGAGTTATCTTGATGCCAGGCAGGTTTTCAAATTTACCGTCTATCTCGATATTCATCCTACTAAAGTTAAAATACTCTTTTATAAAGCCGATATCTCTAACGATGTCATCGCCTTGATACCAGATGTAAAACGCATCATCTTGAAACCTAAATAGCTCAGCATTTATAGAGTAGGTATCAACGCAGAGCTTTAGCGTATTTGCCACTGCTTTTAGCATGGCTTCGATGACCTTGTTTTGGTAGAAAAATCTTAGCATCTTATAGTTTTTGATGCTTATGCTGATCAAAATTCCATCTTTTTTCGCCTCTACCATCTCAGTTAGGGCAAAGTAGTTGCCAAAGCCAGTTAGCTTGTCGATTGATGATTGAATTTTTATCTGCTCATTTTTTTGAGTTAGCTCTTTAAGCATGCTAAGCTCTTTTGTCCTATCAAGCTTTATAGCCATGTATCCTTCTAGCTTGCCCTCAAAGAAAAATGGCGCAAAACGCACCTTTTCATAGAGCAGTTTGCCGCTTTTTGTCCTGCTTATTAGCTCGTCGCTCTCCCATGAGATGTGCTTATTTATAGCATTTCTTATCTCAGCGTAAAAGCTCTCTGGGTGCATATTTGATTTTAAAATTTTAGGACTTTTGCCGACAACATCTTTTAGTTTATAGCCAGTTTTTGACTCAAAGGTTTTATTTACATATAAAATTTTATTGTCATTGTCGCAAAAGACTATCGAGCTGTGTCCTGCATCCACAGTCGTTTTTAGTAGTTTTATCTGCTTTAGCTGTTTAGTTAGCACCCTTGCTTGGTAAAAGGCCAGTGCGCAAAATAGCACGAAGCTTATAAAACAAAGCACTTGCATTATCACTATATTTCGTATCATTATGCTGTAAGAGGCTAGGGTGTCATCTCTAAATTTTCTTAGTGTTTTTCCAAGTTTTAGATCAACAGAGTCTTGAGCTACGGCACTTAGTTTTTTTGCAAATTCAAGCGCGTAAGTTGCCTTATTTAGCACCAAGATCGCTTTTGTGTCGTATCTGTAGATATCTTTATATTTTTCTATCTGCTCTTTTGTTTGATTTAGCGTCTCAGGGCTGATTATGGCTGAGCTTTTTATCGCGTGAAATA is a genomic window of Campylobacter concisus containing:
- a CDS encoding OmpP1/FadL family transporter; this encodes MKRVLLSIVATCSLLNAGGYKVPEQSADSLGLAASNVAFSFGADAAYFNPANMMFLDGLHHFESTLGWFHINSIDFKSDGGKSYSSEKFDSLAGTFSFVTPEIYENWRFGLALAVPAAVGISWEDPETAFTGKRFKLQVVELNPTVAYRINDKLAIALGARGVYSKGKIASDFGRFGYREIQGDGINYGYNVALTYRPIEELSFAVTYRSNVDMELKGNTDADFNGAPFSYHGKTSVKIPLPAQLVLATGYKFSDFTLLLAFERTYWSKFKDYDFEYNDKTADHSHPAFVKLMDDPVVKNAKDTNTYRIGLAYDVNEKLRLMAGFSYDEDITSSEHTGLELPNTTSQAYSFGANYKFTPNLELGLGYLYQHRDKKRATDIKTGAGSMSGEFDASSVQIAAMTFKYSF
- a CDS encoding fatty acid--CoA ligase yields the protein MQYSYNNFYEILTKVAKQSPNQIAIFDEKEKLKYHEIKQNVDKVAAYLQLCGVNFGDKVAMAVANSKEFIISYLAITAIGAVAVPMNTFLKTNEFEYILNDCGARVLFASSSLAKELIALSELEILRKIIWIGQTPKKLQSASKDDYVSVDEEYGESAYLSSTPQISKEDMSKGYENNGFVKNVNFSEALNHKYTLSITKYPKIDDLMHIIYTSGTTGKPKGAMISYKNIFSNVIGAHERFKVKKSDRFIVFLPMFHSFTLTAMVLLPIYAGASMVLVRSVFPFSNVLKQTLLKRVTVFLGIPAIYTAIGKAKIPWYFRWFNRIRLFVSGAAPLAKQTIDDFRVKFPRATLVEGYGLSECSPVVAANLFDKQKLLSVGPALNGYEVKIVDDEMMELPVGQIGEIIVKGDCVMQGYYGMPGVTDETIINGWLKTGDLGKIDEEGFIYIVDRKKDLIISKGINIYPREIEEVIYKLEAVEAAAVIGVKDVHADEEVVAFIQVKDGMDLDEKTVREHLKKNLANFKIPKSIYFAEELPRNATGKVLKRVLKEQIKDKI
- the nfo gene encoding deoxyribonuclease IV: MRYIGAHVSAAGGVSNAPINAAKIGANAFALFTKNQRQWSAKELSEGEIEQFKANLKASGISADHVLPHASYLINLGHPEKETRAKSLEAFIDEIERASKLGLKLLNFHPGSHLKQISQNECLDNIARCINEALKRTSGVKLVIENTAAQGSNLGFDFAQLAYLIERVDDESRVGVCIDTCHAFAAGYDLRSKEAYAKTMGEFDAIIGYKFLSGMHLNDAKFGLGSKKDRHESLGKGELGLGAFENIINDDKIGEIPLILETIDESIWEDEIKILRNLEKEKL
- a CDS encoding ATP-binding protein is translated as MKYLLDFLNQDLKKSKIYELIKCGDEEGEILKYLSKAYVQGTASMSVFELLGAVFGTQNEKQLLYLKFIKNLLDSGWIVQNYSLFKMPENSQKSSSQGLLSLLHSEISLSSTFLKILEDGNADINLPELAPYEDHLEYLKDQFLKIELYSKAAIFEGGSNDAKKRINEQISELTKRINERVKLSKISLKIEQIFKENSLDEKEQIIFLALLKEEYAGDFENGRDLNTLVGLISKDELERIKNRTLLEDGSRLIEGALIDYDEVLNAYGNVSKSFFINEEILQSIMHPKNDKNSKKIKIESLVKEQEIFELIEPVTSLEDVVLNEKTKQLLSTILKQVDKKVLARLSSWGIKTRKNIDAKIIFYGEPGTGKTMSAVGLAKSLKKQILSFDCSKILSKYVGESEQNVRKIFDAYKEICKKSGSEPVLLLNEADQFLSTRVESSSGAEKMHNQMQNIFLEQIERFEGVLIATTNFLQSLDVAFSRRFDYKIEFKKPDYNGRLAIWRKILPENASFEDGFSVERLAEFNLSGAQIVLALKNTALKVAIKDDGIFTFEDFKTTIERELNSSFGEDKKMGFGS
- the fliI gene encoding flagellar protein export ATPase FliI, whose translation is MSLERINSRLKEGVKLSNTFGVITKITATTIEITGLRPSIGDIVRIVAKDKSKNGLGMVTQIKTDGAYISPFGFVEGFRIGDFVYESDQGMSIPVGSNLLGRVVDPFMKPIDGKGAIDTTEYMPIMRAPIDAMKRGLINEPFSVGIKTIDGLLTCGKGQKLGIFAGSGVGKSTLMGMIVKNTLAPIKVVALIGERGREVPEFIEKNLGGDLEGTVIIVATSDDSSLMRKYGAFCAMSVAEYFKQQGNDVLFIMDSVTRFAMAQREIGLALGEPPTSKGYPPSSLTLLPQLMERAGKEEGKGSITAFFTVLVEGDDMSDPIADQSRSILDGHIVLSRELTDFGIYPPINIQNSASRVMGDVIGKEHKLNAMKFKRLYSLLKENEVLLRIGAYQKGSDKELDLAISKKEFMESFLKQSSEEAFALEEVEELLDKINQ
- a CDS encoding bifunctional diguanylate cyclase/phosphodiesterase yields the protein MNKRQANIILIVLAIVFFFSSAYIYMANRAVTAVSKFNDTILSLILLDNELSFSLENNVLRLNYDDVNKNLKSFDQNLTRLDELNEIIHVFYQEKNAKTLKVINDDFLKKQRLVDRSNYASSSMAAYILSGEFEIASEKKLDALNVIFHAIKSSAIISPETLNQTKEQIEKYKDIYRYDTKAILVLNKATYALEFAKKLSAVAQDSVDLKLGKTLRKFRDDTLASYSIMIRNIVIMQVLCFISFVLFCALAFYQARVLTKQLKQIKLLKTTVDAGHSSIVFCDNDNKILYVNKTFESKTGYKLKDVVGKSPKILKSNMHPESFYAEIRNAINKHISWESDELISRTKSGKLLYEKVRFAPFFFEGKLEGYMAIKLDRTKELSMLKELTQKNEQIKIQSSIDKLTGFGNYFALTEMVEAKKDGILISISIKNYKMLRFFYQNKVIEAMLKAVANTLKLCVDTYSINAELFRFQDDAFYIWYQGDDIVRDIGFIKEYFNFSRMNIEIDGKFENLPGIKITLGVSLSNDTPQTNRLMQSILANQQASDSGNEIYYYLENDAIEMRYYKNQLITELIEYALENDKVIVECQGIFNVHENETEAKYYEVLVRIVDQNGKIRYPGEFLEIAMKTQLYLQITKKVIALAFDLVKKYPDYTFSINLSSSDLTDPGVREILDEKLESCPDPSRVCFEMLESEELSDYGMANEFIKRAKKYGCKISIDDFGSGYSNYYRILELDIDNIKIDGSIIKKLPTDENARVLVETIVSFARRQGYKIVAEFVSNEEILEYIKKFGISYAQGFLLGKPHQM